The nucleotide sequence TAAATTGTGGTATAATGCCCCTTTAGTTGCagagaaattttaaaaataattggaatAGCCCCATAAGCACAGCCTACCAAGAGAAGGTAAAGGAAGGCACCCTTGAACACCACCATCTCTATTTACGTTAAAGTATTTCGTCACAGGATATAAAATGAAGTCCCATGACAGCTACTTCTTGCAGCTACCTCAGCTGTAAGAATTAAGTCTGCTGCTTCCACTCACTTGCTCTCTCTCTGTCAAGACAGCAGTGGACCAATCCTCGCAGCTATATGGGTGACAGCTGCAGCTCCTTTACAGCACCTCCACTGATCGGTCATCTGGTGTTTCTAGGCGCTGTAGCGGGCCTAATTCCCACCTCCATGCTATCCAGAAAACGAACATAGCTGACGTAGCAGTTGTAGCTCCTGCTATTTGGGTGGCCGACACATGGAGCAGCGCTAGTCGCTTACCCTCCCGGCTCTGGGTGGTGAAGTGTGTACAACTTGGCCTGCTGGGGGAGACTTCAGTGGAGACAATTGAGGAGAAAGGGGCAACACTCAGGGCATGTTGCTGACGGTGCCCCAGAGCAACCAGCTCTGGTCATTGAGGGTATTTATGTTACGAGACTAATAGTGTGTCCTCCCTCATGGGAGCTGGTGATTTCAAGGGGAAAAGCTATTTTCCTCTCAGTTCGCCTTTCACAAAAAGGCCTCTAGGTTTCGGTTTCTGCATTCCCGCGGTAGcagcaggccaggccaggccgctCAGGGGGTGGGAGATGGCATGGGCCTGCTCTTAACGAATGAGGAACGCGTTTCTATGTGAATGACTAGTGCATTCGGCCAATAAACGGCAGGCTTGTAGCATGGTGGCCGCGCGGCCCCGTGCAGTTTATAAAAGGAGGCCGCGCGGGAGCGTGCTTTTCCCCTTCGGGTAGCGCCGAACCGCCTTGTCTGCTGGTCTGTGCGCGGGAGGGGCGGAGCAGGTGCTGACGACTACCACGACAGCGGCAGAAACTGATTACAGGGGCTTCTGGAACTGGGTTCCGTCTGGCCTGAGATCGTGACAGGAACGGCGTTTAACGTGAGTGACGAAACCgggaagggggagaaggaaaAGAGGGAGGCGGCGGCGGTGTTGGCGGCGCCGAGAGAGGCGCCTTCCCTTCCCTTGGTAGGCCCCGCTGACGGGAGGGGGGGACTTCCGTTGTGTCGCTCACGTAGGTTCGAGGCAGCGGCAGGATCAACCATGGCTGAGGTGGAGCACCAATTGGGCGCCACCCAAAACGGAcacgaggcggcggcggcggcggccgagGGTTCCGCTGGTGGCGGCGAGGAGGAGCAGCAACCGGAGCAGcagttggaggaggaggaagaagaggagctgGCGGCGGTGGCCGTGGCCGAGGAAGGAGAcggggtggaggaggaagaagaagaagaagaaccagCAGAAGAAGCGGGGCAGTCGGCGGCTTCAGCCGAGGCCACTGGCAGTCAGAACGGAGCCGAAGGCGACCAGATCAATGCCAGCAAGAACGAGGAGGATGCAGGGTAAGCATAGGGGCCTCTTTATCTTCCTCTAGCGGCCGGCGCCATTTACGGCAAGCTGGGAATGACAGGCCTGAGGCCGCCGCGCTTTTTTTCTGGCCTGCCGGGGCTTTGGGAGTTGAGTAAAGGATGGCTGCTGCGCAGCAATGTAGCGCGCATCGCCTCCATTCTGACCCTGCTTTTGGAGCTGAAACAGACAATGAGCCCGGCCTGGGCTGCGGCAGCGGGACCTTCTCCTTTGTTCtggagctgccttttgttggcgccatgtggtggtgggggaggggctgggagcatTTTTGTTTCCTGAAACGGCAGCGAGTTTTTATTTCCTCGCTTCCTTGGCGCGATCTGTTGGTGCTGTATAGCGACAGCTTATTAGGGCTGCGTATCTATACATTTGACAAGGTAATCTTTCCCCTCCCTCGGTTCCCTGCTTTCCCTGAAATTCGCCAACTCGCTTCCTCTTACCACTTGACAGAAGTCAGCAGTAGTTGGGTCAAGGGCAGAAAACTAGGTATTGCTTCCCGCAATTACTAGGTAACAGGATGCCTGATCTTAACTTATACAGATACTTGATCCTGATAATTtctgtatgcttttattttttaatgcctCATTATAATGGTTTCAGTTAAGAGAAACTACTGGTCTTGAAGCATGTGAAACTGGACTTGGCTCCTTGTTATTTTATTGGCTTTGCAGGAACTGATATGGTTTTGAAGCCTTCATTAAATAGGCATCTCCTTTTTAGTGAAGCAGGAGTGGTGGATTTATAATTAAAACTTGCTCAATGCCATTTAATCTGTTTTCAGATGCATAGGTCATTTCTATATTAATCTCTTTAGTTTTTGTTATGCATTTGCTAGGGAAGGTTGCTTACAAACACTTATGCTTTTGTAACTCCTTTTTAATTCCAGAGTGCCAAAATATTTCTTGCTGCTGCCAAGTAACATGTTTCCTTCATTCTAGAATagaataaatataattttctgatACAAACAATATTCAAGACAGCTTAGTATATGTCAAATAGAATTTCACATGGTTTCTGTTACCTGAACTGTATAAGTAATAAACACTGCATTGTAAAAGAAtcagtttacattttttaattccATAAGActgtttattatttcttttacTTTTGCTCTAACTTCTTGTTTGAACAGCATTCTTGTGACCAGAGATTAGAAATGTTTAGGAAATGTGCTATCACTTGCATGGGAAACTGCATTCCTTATGCATGCTTGTGAGCATGCTGATTCCCAGTATTTAGCTTAATAcagttctcttcccccccccccacggccTACTTGAAAACtgcttggcagaccacttaatgattttttttcgtATTGGAGCAATtggaatgtgctgtgctagatgctgcatatttttaattgtatttttattgctgcttttatttcttatattgtattttaatgtattacaatttgtattaataacattccatagaactcaaattaTAATACTTTAAgatataaataagaaataaaagaagcaataaaaatataatgaaaagTCAATACTCATTTAATGCAGGAATGTGACGGtctacctgaatgaagtttgcggACCAATggtggtccacagtttgggaacccttggtttAATGATACTGATGAGAATAAGATTCTATTTCTGTTCTGTCAGTAactcattaaaacatttaaaccaaCTTTGGGAGGCCTCTTTTGTgtgcctttttgtttttttgaaatgtCAGCGAGTATGAAGCGTGTTCTTAGTTATGATTGGACCATATGTATCAAAGTCCTGAGCATGAGATAGTCTAATATAAACAGGTATAAATGAATTACTTATTCATGTAATGTAATACTGTTCTGTTTCACTTTCATATGACTATAatgctataaaccgcccagagagcttcggctatggggcggtcaaATACaactaatcaatcaatcaatcaatcaatagaaaTGTCAATAGGGCAGAgtttggagaagttactttttttaaactacaactcccatcagccccaggcagcatggccactggattgggctgaggggagttgaagttcaaaaaagtaacttttccaagctctgcaataggGGTAGCAATAATTCATTTTCCTGTCTGACTTACAATATTAATGTGTAGCATGCATAGTATTTTAGCTGTACCCTTGTATTTAGTTTTTATTTCAGGTAGCTGAAGCCTGAAATCAAATGATTCAGGGATAAAATAGAGCTGCTAATGTAATACCACATATGACTGTGTTTCTACTTGTTTTCTGGTACTTAAATGGAAACAAATATTTGGGAAGTGAGATTATAGGTCACAATTTAACGGAAATTAATGATAGCAGTTGCGCATTTACATTGACACGTTAAGATGACATATTGACTGTAATAACTGTATCCACCTTACTTAGGCTATACTATATTGTTGTTGCCCCAAAGttaacttttaaaaattgtttcagGAAAATGTTTGTTGGTGGTCTCAGCTGGGATACAAGCAAAAAAGACTTGAAAGACTACTTCACAAAATTTGGTGAAGTGACTGACTGCACAATAAAGATGGATCCCAATACAGGCAGATCAAGAGGTTTTGGATTCATTCTCTTCAAAGAGGCAGGAAGTGTTGATAAAGTGAGTTTGAAGGATTAAAtccttaacattttaatattcttGTATGTCCTGCCAGTTTCATCCtgattttttaaactgctttgtAGGTTTTGGAGCAGAAGGAACACAAGTTAGATGGCCGAGTGATTGATCCTAAAAAGGCAATGGCAATGAAAAAGGATCCTGTGAAGAAAATATTTGTTGGTGGACTtaacccagaagcagcagaagacAAAATCAGAGAATATTTTGGAGAGTTTGGAGAGGTGTGTAATCTGGGGTAGAGTTTAAATAGAATTGGAACTTAAGAaaataagagccctgttggatcagaccaaaggcccatctagtccagcatcctgttctcatggtagaATAagaacttattattatttattattatttattatttattaaacttatataccgcccgactagcaatagctctctgggcggtgaacatatgaaatacaataaatcacaatatgatacaataaaacataaagacaGTCTAAAAACGAttacagcaagattttaaaattaaattaacattaaattaaaatgcttcagagaagaggaaggttttaacttggcgccgaaaagaaagtgtcggcgccaagcgcacttcctcggggagactgttccatagttcgggggccaccactgagaaggccctagatcttgtcaccaccctccgggcctctctgtgagttggaacccggaggagggccttcatagtagaaagtagtgtacgggccggttcatatcgggagaggcgttccaacaggtatt is from Rhineura floridana isolate rRhiFlo1 chromosome 3, rRhiFlo1.hap2, whole genome shotgun sequence and encodes:
- the HNRNPAB gene encoding heterogeneous nuclear ribonucleoprotein A/B isoform X1 encodes the protein MAEVEHQLGATQNGHEAAAAAAEGSAGGGEEEQQPEQQLEEEEEEELAAVAVAEEGDGVEEEEEEEEPAEEAGQSAASAEATGSQNGAEGDQINASKNEEDAGKMFVGGLSWDTSKKDLKDYFTKFGEVTDCTIKMDPNTGRSRGFGFILFKEAGSVDKVLEQKEHKLDGRVIDPKKAMAMKKDPVKKIFVGGLNPEAAEDKIREYFGEFGEIEAIELPMDPKTNKRRGFVFITFKEEDPVKKILEKKFHNVSGSKCEIKVAQPKEVYQQQQFGSGGGRGRGGRRAQSQNWSQSYGNYWNQGYGSQGYGYQQGYGGYGGYDYSGYGYFGYGPGYDYSQGSSNYGKAPRRGGHQNNYKPY
- the HNRNPAB gene encoding heterogeneous nuclear ribonucleoprotein A/B isoform X2 is translated as MAEVEHQLGATQNGHEAAAAAAEGSAGGGEEEQQPEQQLEEEEEEELAAVAVAEEGDGVEEEEEEEEPAEEAGQSAASAEATGSQNGAEGDQINASKNEEDAGKMFVGGLSWDTSKKDLKDYFTKFGEVTDCTIKMDPNTGRSRGFGFILFKEAGSVDKVLEQKEHKLDGRVIDPKKAMAMKKDPVKKIFVGGLNPEAAEDKIREYFGEFGEIEAIELPMDPKTNKRRGFVFITFKEEDPVKKILEKKFHNVSGSKCEIKVAQPKEVYQQQQFGSGGGRGRGGRRGQGSSNYGKAPRRGGHQNNYKPY